In Candidatus Zixiibacteriota bacterium, a single window of DNA contains:
- the mtnN gene encoding 5'-methylthioadenosine/S-adenosylhomocysteine nucleosidase, with amino-acid sequence MKKRGDVVVANFVVQYDFDLTTFGRRHGELPDIGRMIETDPRLMKFACYAFDDVFKYDKNAPKLVVGTIVSGDRFVSDPRKIEWLQREFGAVAAEMEGAAVGYTCHLNEIPFMIARTISDSAGSDAKDEFKSYLKIASKNSFKIISSILEVMSHRAAAL; translated from the coding sequence AAAAACGAGGTGATGTTGTCGTTGCCAACTTTGTCGTTCAGTATGATTTTGACCTTACTACTTTCGGACGACGGCATGGCGAACTGCCTGATATCGGCAGGATGATTGAAACTGACCCGCGTTTAATGAAATTTGCTTGTTATGCTTTTGATGATGTTTTCAAGTATGATAAGAATGCCCCGAAACTTGTTGTGGGCACTATTGTCTCAGGCGATCGTTTTGTTTCCGATCCGAGAAAAATCGAATGGCTGCAGAGAGAATTCGGCGCCGTTGCCGCCGAAATGGAAGGCGCCGCTGTCGGCTATACATGTCATTTGAATGAAATTCCGTTCATGATTGCCAGGACTATCTCCGATAGCGCCGGCTCGGATGCCAAAGACGAATTCAAAAGCTACCTTAAAATCGCCTCGAAAAATTCCTTTAAGATTATCAGCAGTATTCTTGAGGTCATGTCTCATAGAGCCGCCGCACTTTAA